One genomic region from Leifsonia poae encodes:
- a CDS encoding heme-degrading domain-containing protein: protein MIRDAVDMLATLGEQDERLRFSRFDHEDAWEVGTSLIGLARARGLTISTSVWIGQQLVFQAALAGTTADNDGWMNRKVAVVRRYDVSSLLMAKRLESYGVTASSAAMGVDPLLYAYNGGAVPIRIGATQVGVMVASGVNDYVEHDLVVEALQLHLES from the coding sequence ATGATCCGGGATGCGGTCGACATGCTGGCGACCCTGGGCGAGCAGGATGAGCGCCTGCGCTTCTCGCGTTTCGACCATGAAGACGCCTGGGAGGTCGGAACCTCACTGATCGGTCTCGCGCGAGCGCGCGGTCTCACCATCTCGACCTCGGTCTGGATCGGCCAGCAATTGGTCTTCCAGGCCGCCCTCGCCGGCACGACCGCCGACAATGACGGGTGGATGAACCGCAAGGTCGCCGTCGTCCGACGCTACGATGTCAGCTCGCTTCTCATGGCGAAGCGGCTCGAGAGTTACGGGGTCACCGCATCGAGCGCGGCGATGGGTGTCGACCCGCTGCTCTACGCCTACAACGGCGGAGCGGTTCCGATCCGCATCGGGGCGACTCAGGTGGGCGTCATGGTGGCGTCGGGCGTCAACGACTATGTCGAGCACGATCTGGTCGTCGAAGCGTTGCAGCTCCACCTGGAGTCGTAG
- a CDS encoding Gfo/Idh/MocA family protein: protein MTLLPVPRLIARTDAPPLRWGVVGSGWIAGAFTDALHAHTDQRMVTATARDGAKAAAFAAEHGIARISESVEALVGSPDIDVVYIATPHTSHREVALAAIAAGKHVLVEKPFALDAREARDIAEASRRAGVFAMEAMWTRYLPQSDILRQVLDAGTLGDIHLVTADFGFAAPFDADNRMWNPELGGGALLDAGVYPLSFVSSVLGAPTRLEVDGALTVTGVDARASLLLGSASGATALVATSMVSSMPVRATVIGSRGRVDVHSPFFGPSGVTIAAGSIGTEETETWTDTTFATLHEGLGYEATALASYVGEGRTESPLHTLDETISIIGTIDEARRRLGVTGVAGSVVGA from the coding sequence ATGACACTCCTCCCCGTCCCCCGCCTCATCGCGCGCACGGACGCGCCGCCCCTGCGCTGGGGGGTCGTCGGCTCCGGGTGGATCGCCGGCGCCTTCACCGACGCGCTCCACGCTCACACCGACCAGCGGATGGTCACCGCGACGGCGCGTGACGGCGCCAAGGCGGCGGCGTTCGCCGCCGAGCACGGAATCGCGCGGATCTCGGAATCCGTCGAGGCGCTCGTCGGCTCCCCTGACATCGACGTCGTCTACATCGCCACTCCGCACACGTCTCACCGTGAGGTCGCCCTCGCCGCCATCGCCGCGGGCAAACACGTGCTGGTCGAGAAGCCGTTCGCTCTCGACGCCCGGGAGGCGCGCGACATCGCTGAGGCCTCCCGCCGTGCGGGTGTCTTCGCGATGGAGGCGATGTGGACGCGCTACCTTCCGCAGTCGGACATCCTTCGCCAGGTTCTCGACGCCGGAACGCTCGGCGACATCCATCTGGTGACCGCCGACTTCGGCTTCGCGGCCCCATTCGATGCCGACAACCGCATGTGGAATCCCGAGCTCGGCGGCGGCGCATTGCTCGACGCCGGCGTGTACCCTTTGTCGTTCGTCTCGTCGGTGCTCGGTGCGCCGACACGCTTGGAGGTCGACGGCGCCCTGACGGTCACCGGGGTGGATGCGCGCGCCTCTCTCCTCCTCGGAAGCGCATCGGGGGCCACGGCTCTCGTCGCCACCTCGATGGTCTCGTCGATGCCGGTCCGGGCCACCGTCATCGGTTCCCGCGGCCGCGTGGATGTCCACAGTCCGTTCTTCGGACCGTCGGGCGTCACCATCGCAGCGGGATCGATCGGCACGGAAGAGACGGAGACCTGGACGGACACGACCTTCGCCACGCTGCACGAAGGGCTCGGCTATGAGGCCACCGCGCTCGCCTCGTACGTCGGCGAGGGGCGCACCGAGTCGCCGCTCCACACCCTCGACGAGACGATCTCGATCATCGGCACCATCGACGAGGCCCGCCGGCGACTCGGCGTCACCGGCGTGGCCGGAAGCGTGGTCGGAGCATGA
- a CDS encoding flavin monoamine oxidase family protein yields MDVIVVGAGLAGLTAAWELHKTGHTVRVLEARDRVGGRTWSQRLDNGTVVERGGEYIFPTEFPIRRLAAEVGVPILTHNVRYGRRTLRGSTITFAELAATSRTVTDTLASMSADGMVGVSLEAVFAEALGPGYIDDAVYRRTITSAAADPARVSAAAVLGHESSTVGGYIEDGGRLVAGNQSLTLEIARRLEGRIRLEHPVTGVDQSPAGVQVVLADGSRMRADAVVLAVPLPLLRALELGFPLDPAQQRALDHRFMGVAAKLAVPLARMDDDNAVQSSDHTWWSWQSLSADGVTRIPALSCFAGGPAALDALSVTEGPDAWVHALRELRPDMEIDGEVLLSTWADDPWTRGAYSAPSLDWRIEDAEAFTRASGRVAIAGEHTGLAQSLSGAVASGYRAVGALAEVIAARP; encoded by the coding sequence ATGGATGTGATCGTCGTCGGCGCTGGGCTGGCCGGTCTGACGGCCGCGTGGGAGCTGCACAAGACGGGTCACACCGTTCGGGTCCTCGAAGCGCGCGACCGTGTCGGCGGTCGCACCTGGTCTCAGCGACTGGACAACGGCACGGTCGTCGAGCGCGGCGGCGAGTACATCTTCCCGACGGAGTTCCCGATTCGCCGCCTCGCAGCCGAGGTGGGGGTGCCGATTCTCACGCACAATGTGCGCTACGGGCGGCGCACGCTGCGCGGCAGCACCATCACGTTCGCCGAACTCGCCGCGACATCCCGAACCGTCACGGACACGCTCGCGTCGATGAGCGCCGACGGCATGGTGGGGGTGTCGTTGGAGGCTGTCTTCGCCGAGGCGCTCGGGCCAGGCTATATCGACGATGCGGTCTACCGCCGAACGATCACCTCCGCCGCGGCCGATCCCGCGCGGGTGAGCGCCGCGGCTGTGCTCGGCCACGAGTCGTCGACCGTGGGCGGGTACATCGAAGATGGTGGACGCCTGGTGGCAGGCAACCAATCGCTGACGCTGGAGATCGCGCGCCGGCTGGAGGGTCGCATCAGGCTCGAGCACCCCGTCACCGGCGTCGACCAGTCGCCGGCCGGCGTGCAGGTCGTCCTCGCGGACGGCTCACGGATGCGCGCGGATGCCGTCGTGCTGGCCGTGCCGCTGCCCCTCCTTCGTGCCCTCGAACTCGGCTTCCCCCTCGACCCGGCGCAGCAACGGGCGCTTGATCATCGCTTCATGGGCGTGGCGGCGAAGCTCGCGGTGCCCCTGGCGCGCATGGACGACGACAACGCCGTGCAGAGCTCCGACCACACCTGGTGGTCGTGGCAGTCGCTCTCTGCAGACGGGGTGACCCGGATCCCAGCTTTGTCCTGCTTTGCGGGAGGACCAGCCGCGCTCGATGCGCTCAGCGTGACGGAGGGGCCCGATGCGTGGGTGCACGCACTTCGCGAGTTGCGGCCCGATATGGAGATCGATGGCGAGGTGCTGCTATCGACCTGGGCGGACGATCCGTGGACGCGCGGCGCATACAGCGCGCCATCGCTGGACTGGCGCATCGAAGACGCGGAAGCCTTCACCCGCGCGTCCGGACGTGTCGCGATCGCAGGGGAGCACACAGGCCTCGCGCAGTCGCTGTCCGGGGCGGTGGCATCCGGGTACCGCGCGGTGGGGGCGCTCGCCGAGGTCATCGCGGCCCGACCCTGA
- a CDS encoding aspartate aminotransferase family protein, whose translation MPSTITEWPHVDTALPGPRSAELLDRKDAVLQGPLRDAENVPFVLGAKRGHLLEDVDGNVFADHVSAWGAAPYGAQPPHVRQTMNDAWDRYGMEISQYLSSEPVVTLAERLVALAPAGITRVAPTVTGTEAVEGAVKLAREATGRPIILSFLGQYHGESTYLTASVSTDLPGNTSGIAQYVPGVVLIPYPQSFRAPFHQGPGPYDDTLCLDYLEDWVLRYQVEPGQIAGVLIEPVAGEAGILAPSQAFWDRLTSLCRRHGWKLLLDEVQTGIGRCGTVFSAERWGLEPDLLLVGKGVTGGGQAIAGVMGTEEMMADSSSHLGGTYAWEPAACAGAIAGLDLLADGSVLANTHELERIALEEFLPLVSEVDEVGDARAIGAWACLEFVSGRDSVEPAPEFQHAVHLGAMRRGVFAISEPSKSLYRMQPALTIEPELFRWSCRQVADAVREVAQRWM comes from the coding sequence ATGCCTTCTACGATCACCGAATGGCCCCACGTCGACACTGCTCTGCCCGGCCCGCGCAGCGCGGAGCTGCTCGATCGCAAAGATGCGGTCCTGCAGGGTCCGCTGCGCGACGCTGAGAACGTTCCGTTCGTGCTGGGCGCGAAGCGCGGCCATCTGCTGGAGGATGTCGATGGGAACGTCTTCGCCGACCATGTCTCGGCATGGGGAGCCGCCCCCTACGGCGCCCAGCCTCCGCACGTGCGTCAGACGATGAACGACGCGTGGGATCGCTACGGGATGGAGATCTCGCAGTACCTCTCCAGCGAGCCCGTCGTCACACTCGCCGAACGTCTCGTGGCGCTCGCCCCCGCCGGGATCACCCGTGTCGCGCCGACGGTCACCGGCACGGAGGCCGTCGAGGGCGCCGTGAAACTCGCCAGGGAGGCGACGGGGCGACCCATCATCCTGAGCTTCCTCGGTCAATACCATGGCGAATCGACCTACCTGACGGCATCGGTCTCGACCGACCTGCCCGGAAACACCAGCGGCATCGCGCAGTATGTGCCCGGCGTCGTGCTCATCCCGTATCCGCAGTCGTTCCGAGCCCCATTCCACCAGGGCCCCGGCCCATACGACGACACACTCTGCCTCGACTATCTCGAGGACTGGGTGCTGCGCTATCAGGTTGAGCCCGGGCAGATCGCCGGCGTGCTGATCGAGCCGGTGGCCGGGGAGGCCGGCATCCTCGCACCCTCGCAGGCGTTCTGGGACCGGCTCACCAGCCTGTGCCGACGTCATGGCTGGAAGCTCCTGCTCGACGAGGTGCAGACGGGCATCGGTCGCTGCGGAACCGTCTTCTCCGCCGAACGCTGGGGGCTCGAGCCGGATCTGCTGCTGGTCGGCAAAGGGGTCACCGGCGGCGGCCAGGCCATCGCCGGCGTCATGGGCACCGAGGAGATGATGGCTGATTCGTCGTCCCACCTGGGCGGCACGTATGCCTGGGAGCCTGCGGCGTGCGCCGGAGCAATCGCCGGTCTCGACCTGCTGGCAGACGGATCCGTGCTGGCGAACACTCACGAGCTGGAGCGCATCGCGCTCGAAGAATTCCTTCCGCTCGTGAGCGAGGTAGACGAGGTGGGCGACGCCCGAGCCATCGGTGCCTGGGCGTGCCTGGAGTTCGTGAGCGGGCGGGACAGCGTGGAGCCCGCGCCCGAGTTCCAGCACGCCGTTCACCTGGGCGCGATGCGGCGCGGGGTGTTCGCCATCAGTGAGCCCTCGAAGTCGCTGTACCGGATGCAGCCCGCCCTGACGATAGAACCCGAACTGTTCCGCTGGTCGTGCCGGCAGGTGGCCGATGCGGTGCGGGAGGTCGCACAACGATGGATGTGA
- a CDS encoding TetR/AcrR family transcriptional regulator, with the protein MGEEGLSPGRRAQFLEAAAQMIAERSFANTRLSDVARHLGVSAPLLVHYFGTREHLLTEALTYTEDRFYDLVSARLRDIPDAAGRLAELITICCSPEPSVNLPQGWALWFEIWIRAAHDAEAARSRTELDGRWFATVAGIIQQGQDAGEFRAGIDAEHAARMITALLDGLSIQIQLADSTVTPEYALDLAFDLRDRLLGT; encoded by the coding sequence ATGGGCGAGGAAGGACTGAGTCCAGGGCGGCGGGCGCAGTTTCTCGAGGCTGCGGCCCAGATGATCGCGGAGCGCAGCTTCGCGAACACGCGGCTGTCAGACGTCGCTCGACATCTCGGGGTGAGCGCACCGCTCCTCGTGCACTACTTCGGCACGCGTGAGCATCTGCTCACCGAGGCGCTGACCTACACTGAGGACCGCTTCTACGATCTGGTCTCGGCGCGGCTGCGCGACATCCCCGATGCGGCTGGGCGCCTCGCCGAGCTCATCACGATCTGCTGTTCACCCGAACCGTCGGTCAACCTCCCACAGGGCTGGGCGCTCTGGTTCGAGATATGGATTCGCGCCGCACACGACGCCGAGGCCGCTCGCAGCCGCACCGAGCTCGACGGCCGCTGGTTCGCGACCGTGGCCGGCATCATCCAGCAAGGGCAGGATGCCGGCGAGTTCCGCGCCGGCATCGATGCCGAGCATGCCGCCCGGATGATCACGGCGCTGTTGGACGGGCTTTCGATCCAGATCCAGCTCGCCGATTCGACGGTCACCCCCGAGTACGCGCTCGATCTCGCGTTCGATCTGCGCGACCGGCTGCTCGGCACCTGA
- a CDS encoding peptidase C39 family protein: MTTNWAPGAHLPDELADRSVREAVWRSVPEYWRPGTLSVRVDDGPARAAALTMSRPWAAYRKVVDVVADSDEAFAELILELQVEVSRAADTSDGAGATNAAPRPALLLIEDLAAASFLTPARQDHLLAAGFVHEPPPVPSVPSTRPDDPAAVDVWSWWPESRPVRSVPYYGQTTEVTCGAVTALGALHATGTGSFTADGADNHATEIDFWRQATNLPACDPIGLAVAAMRAHSDPARTPRVILSTDAPVLLEDFADRPGELRLREDLQADERRHADLLGIPIEHRWVDIAEIADLVRAGNYVGILIDLTALINDPSPHWILAYDIVGEELVVSDPWVDAENGETWADTFALPLPPATVDRVARWGDPEYRAIVVFPDGGRSWARKD, from the coding sequence ATGACCACGAATTGGGCGCCGGGTGCGCATTTGCCCGACGAACTCGCGGATCGCTCAGTGCGCGAGGCCGTGTGGCGGTCCGTTCCCGAGTACTGGCGCCCAGGCACGCTGAGTGTGCGCGTCGACGACGGCCCGGCGCGCGCGGCGGCGCTGACGATGAGCCGACCGTGGGCTGCATATCGGAAGGTCGTCGACGTCGTCGCCGACTCCGACGAGGCGTTCGCCGAGCTCATCCTGGAGCTGCAGGTTGAGGTATCGCGCGCCGCCGACACATCAGACGGCGCCGGCGCGACGAATGCGGCGCCGCGACCCGCTCTGCTGCTCATCGAGGACCTCGCCGCGGCATCGTTCCTGACGCCCGCGCGGCAGGATCACCTCCTCGCCGCCGGGTTCGTGCACGAACCGCCACCCGTGCCCTCCGTCCCCAGCACCCGCCCCGACGATCCCGCCGCGGTGGACGTCTGGTCGTGGTGGCCGGAATCCCGCCCCGTGCGGTCCGTCCCGTACTACGGACAGACCACCGAGGTGACCTGTGGCGCCGTCACCGCGCTGGGCGCGCTGCACGCCACCGGAACGGGATCATTCACCGCCGATGGTGCGGACAATCACGCAACAGAGATCGACTTCTGGCGCCAGGCGACGAACCTGCCCGCGTGCGACCCGATCGGGCTGGCGGTTGCGGCGATGCGCGCCCACAGCGATCCGGCGCGCACCCCTCGAGTGATCCTGAGCACGGACGCACCGGTGCTCCTCGAAGACTTCGCGGATCGTCCGGGCGAGTTGCGGCTTCGTGAAGACCTGCAGGCCGATGAGCGTCGCCATGCCGATCTGCTGGGAATCCCTATCGAACATCGGTGGGTCGACATCGCCGAGATCGCAGACCTGGTGCGCGCTGGAAACTATGTCGGCATCCTCATCGATCTCACCGCACTCATCAACGACCCTTCACCGCACTGGATCCTCGCATACGACATCGTGGGCGAGGAGCTGGTCGTGTCCGATCCGTGGGTGGATGCCGAGAACGGCGAGACGTGGGCAGACACCTTCGCGCTGCCTTTGCCTCCGGCGACCGTCGACCGGGTCGCGCGCTGGGGTGATCCGGAATACCGCGCCATCGTGGTGTTCCCCGACGGAGGGCGATCATGGGCGAGGAAGGACTGA
- a CDS encoding ABC transporter ATP-binding protein — MSETPAAVSGLTVSGLSVQGPNGTIVHPLDLAVPAGSMTAIIGESGSGKSMTARAITGLLPRGVTAQGTATIDDYPYDLSGTSTSVWSRVRGRRAVLLLQDPFTSLSPLYRCGDQIQWTLQSVRAGAERGTKHPRGALRDEMMRRLDEVHLPSRVASQYPFELSGGMRQRVAIAAALAAAPRLLIADEPTTALDASTQGEILDLLHELQRSHRMSLILISHNLGVVRGRADDVIVMRHGEVVERGTAERVLTAPANAYTQALIDSNPALADPVAPLTGAPRPVLVVSNISKRFGANHALRSASVDVSAGEVVAVVGESGSGKSTLARCIAGLERPDDGTVELEGLRLPSGRKGRTPGQVQVVFQDPYSTLNPSFTVGSALAEALRAAGKGANRVDELLTLVGLDPALRDRRPAQLSGGQRQRVSIARALAPEPKLLICDESVSALDVSVQAQILALLEGLRERLDLAILFITHDLGVVARIANRVVVLREGEVVERGTTEQVLSAPHHPYTQLLLAAAQRDSIAGSTPTEMTG; from the coding sequence ATGAGCGAGACTCCCGCTGCGGTATCCGGACTCACGGTGTCGGGCCTGAGCGTTCAGGGGCCGAACGGCACCATCGTCCACCCGCTCGATCTGGCCGTCCCGGCAGGGAGCATGACGGCTATCATCGGCGAGTCCGGCTCGGGCAAGTCGATGACCGCCCGTGCGATCACCGGGCTGCTGCCGCGCGGGGTGACCGCGCAGGGCACGGCGACGATCGACGACTATCCGTACGACCTCTCGGGAACCAGCACGAGCGTCTGGTCTCGTGTGCGCGGTCGGCGCGCGGTTCTGCTCCTGCAGGATCCGTTCACCAGCCTGAGCCCGCTCTACCGGTGCGGCGATCAGATCCAGTGGACCCTGCAATCCGTGAGAGCCGGCGCGGAACGCGGCACCAAGCACCCTCGCGGCGCGCTGCGCGACGAGATGATGCGCCGGCTCGATGAGGTGCACCTTCCCTCCCGAGTCGCCTCGCAATACCCGTTCGAACTCTCCGGCGGGATGCGTCAGCGCGTCGCGATCGCGGCGGCTCTGGCGGCGGCGCCGCGCCTGCTCATCGCCGATGAGCCGACGACGGCGCTGGATGCCAGTACGCAGGGGGAGATCCTCGACCTGCTGCACGAGCTCCAGCGTTCGCACCGGATGAGCCTGATCCTGATCAGCCACAACCTGGGGGTCGTGCGCGGGCGCGCCGATGACGTGATCGTGATGCGCCACGGCGAGGTCGTCGAGCGCGGTACCGCGGAACGCGTGCTCACAGCGCCGGCGAACGCGTACACCCAGGCCCTCATCGACTCCAACCCGGCCCTCGCCGACCCCGTCGCACCGCTCACGGGCGCCCCGAGGCCGGTGTTGGTCGTTTCGAACATCTCCAAGCGATTCGGCGCGAACCACGCGCTGCGATCGGCCTCCGTCGATGTCTCCGCCGGCGAAGTCGTTGCGGTCGTCGGTGAGTCCGGCTCTGGCAAGTCCACCCTCGCGCGGTGCATCGCGGGGCTGGAACGTCCGGATGATGGCACCGTCGAGCTGGAAGGGCTGAGGCTTCCGTCCGGGCGCAAAGGCCGAACGCCCGGCCAGGTTCAGGTCGTCTTCCAAGATCCGTACTCGACGCTGAATCCCTCGTTCACGGTCGGCTCTGCGCTCGCGGAAGCGCTTCGGGCCGCCGGGAAGGGCGCGAACCGCGTCGACGAGCTCCTCACCCTCGTGGGGCTCGACCCCGCATTGCGAGACCGGCGACCCGCCCAACTCTCCGGAGGGCAGCGACAGCGGGTTTCGATCGCGCGCGCACTCGCGCCTGAACCGAAACTCCTCATCTGCGACGAGAGCGTGTCCGCCCTCGACGTATCGGTTCAGGCGCAGATCCTCGCGCTGCTCGAGGGGCTGCGCGAGCGCCTCGATCTCGCGATCCTGTTCATCACCCACGACCTCGGAGTCGTTGCGCGAATCGCGAATCGAGTGGTCGTCTTACGCGAGGGCGAAGTAGTGGAGCGAGGGACGACCGAGCAGGTGCTCTCGGCACCGCATCACCCGTACACCCAGCTGCTGCTCGCCGCCGCACAGCGCGACAGCATCGCGGGGTCGACACCCACCGAGATGACAGGATGA
- a CDS encoding ABC transporter permease, with the protein MSSPITPVALGGTESDGPHGTGGSAKRPASVRRGRWRARPAKHRSWTVMVSAGFLVVIAIAAIVSPLLQSAATTQHILDTTLPPGTIGHPLGTDSLGRDVLLFTLAGTGSATIGPVVIAAGSMVLAIVFGTLAGYLRGTADTIIGRIVDILLSLPVMLVALVVAGIFGAGYWVTVVLLIFLFCPSDIRIVRAGVTEQAPRPYVEAAQMLSLSRFTIMYRHIVPNVWPLIVTNFLLNIAIALVTLSSLSFLGIGVAPGTPDWGRQISDGQSIMTENPAMLVVPALLIVFVAMAVNVVGDGLDDALRERGLQ; encoded by the coding sequence ATGAGCAGCCCGATCACGCCGGTCGCTCTCGGTGGAACCGAATCGGATGGGCCGCACGGCACCGGCGGGTCGGCGAAGCGCCCAGCGTCCGTGCGACGCGGGCGCTGGCGCGCCCGCCCGGCGAAGCACCGCAGCTGGACGGTCATGGTCTCGGCCGGCTTCCTGGTCGTCATCGCCATCGCGGCCATCGTTTCACCGCTTCTGCAATCGGCGGCCACCACCCAGCACATCCTCGACACGACACTCCCGCCCGGAACGATCGGCCACCCGCTGGGAACCGACTCGCTCGGCCGCGACGTGCTGCTGTTCACTCTCGCGGGGACGGGCTCTGCGACGATCGGTCCCGTCGTCATCGCCGCAGGATCGATGGTGCTGGCCATCGTGTTCGGCACGCTGGCCGGATACCTGCGTGGCACCGCCGACACGATCATCGGACGCATCGTCGACATCCTGCTGTCCCTGCCCGTGATGCTCGTGGCGCTGGTCGTCGCCGGGATCTTCGGGGCCGGATATTGGGTGACGGTCGTTCTTCTGATCTTCCTGTTCTGCCCCTCCGACATCCGCATCGTTCGTGCCGGGGTGACCGAACAGGCGCCGCGGCCGTACGTCGAGGCAGCACAGATGCTCTCTCTGTCGCGCTTCACCATCATGTACCGGCACATCGTGCCGAACGTGTGGCCCCTGATCGTCACGAACTTCCTGCTGAACATCGCGATCGCGCTCGTCACGCTCTCTTCACTGTCTTTCCTCGGCATCGGTGTCGCTCCGGGAACGCCGGACTGGGGGCGGCAGATCTCGGATGGGCAGAGCATCATGACCGAGAATCCGGCGATGCTCGTTGTCCCAGCGCTGTTGATCGTGTTCGTCGCCATGGCAGTGAACGTCGTCGGCGACGGCCTGGACGACGCCCTGCGTGAGCGGGGGCTGCAATGA
- a CDS encoding ABC transporter permease, with protein sequence MTDTRTSQSLRLGRTIALRLLGIVVILLVISFLTFALMYLAPGDLVKNLLGNRPSTPGAIAAIRAQYHLDDPFFVQYFRWLGGVLHGDLGTSIRLQQPVTQVLADRSSVTIILIVVSFVIAVASSVPLGILSAWHRGSAVDRVASALTLTGLSAPTFALAILGIYLFAMLLPIFPAYGSGSGFWDQLWHLMLPSIVLAAGIGAILMRMTRAAVIRELDSDAITFARARGLHRRVVQRIALRGALIPIVTSAGLILTFIIGGTIIVETVFSLPGIGQLLEESVLFKDLPTVQALTLVIAAAIAIVTIVVDLSYLVFDPRVRARELTR encoded by the coding sequence ATGACCGACACGAGAACCAGCCAGTCGCTGCGTCTGGGCAGGACCATAGCGCTGCGCCTGCTCGGCATCGTGGTGATCCTGCTGGTGATCTCGTTCCTCACCTTCGCGCTCATGTATCTCGCGCCCGGCGATCTGGTCAAGAACCTGCTCGGCAACAGGCCGAGCACGCCGGGGGCCATCGCCGCCATCCGGGCGCAATACCACCTGGACGATCCGTTCTTCGTGCAGTACTTCCGCTGGCTGGGCGGGGTGCTGCACGGTGATCTCGGCACCTCCATTCGGCTGCAGCAGCCCGTCACCCAGGTGCTCGCCGACCGCAGCAGCGTGACCATCATCCTGATCGTCGTCTCCTTCGTCATCGCCGTCGCCTCCTCGGTGCCGCTCGGCATCCTGAGTGCGTGGCATCGCGGTAGCGCCGTCGATCGGGTCGCGAGCGCACTCACCCTGACCGGACTGTCGGCCCCGACCTTCGCGCTGGCGATTCTCGGGATCTACCTTTTCGCGATGCTGTTGCCGATCTTTCCGGCGTACGGGTCGGGCAGTGGATTCTGGGACCAGCTCTGGCATCTGATGCTGCCGTCCATCGTGCTGGCCGCGGGGATCGGTGCGATTCTCATGCGGATGACACGCGCCGCCGTGATCCGCGAGCTCGACAGCGATGCGATCACCTTCGCTCGTGCACGAGGGCTGCATCGACGCGTCGTGCAGCGGATCGCTCTGCGCGGCGCGCTCATTCCGATCGTCACCAGCGCGGGTCTCATCCTGACCTTCATCATCGGCGGCACGATCATCGTGGAGACGGTCTTCTCGTTGCCGGGGATCGGACAGCTCTTGGAGGAGTCTGTGCTGTTCAAAGATCTCCCCACTGTGCAGGCCCTCACCCTCGTGATCGCCGCGGCCATCGCAATCGTGACCATCGTCGTCGACCTCAGCTACCTGGTCTTCGATCCGCGGGTTCGCGCGAGGGAGCTGACCCGATGA